The Oscillospiraceae bacterium sequence TACCGCCGACATCCCGACGGGCGTGGACCGCAGCCAGATGGAGATCATGACCCAGACGACGCTGGATGGAATCGCGGAGAACACGCTGGCCGCCAGTGGGGACACAAACCTCGGGCGCATCCTCATTCCGGAGGGGAAGTTCACGAGCTTCGCCGTCGACAAGCGGGGGCTCATCACGGGCATCGACAGCAACGACAATCTTGTGCCCATCGGCCAGATTTTGACGGCCACCTTTGTGAACCCGCCGGGGCTTACGCGGCTCGGCAACAATCTGTACGAGAAGTCCAACAACTCCGGCACACCGCAGATCCACCGCCCCTCCGCCGGCGGCGCGGGCGAGATCATCTCCGGCAGCCTCGAGATGTCCAACGTGGATCTCTCCCGCGAGTTTACCGATATGATCATCACCCAGCGCGGCTTTCAGGCCAATTCCCGTGTGATCACCGTCTCCGACACCCTTCTTGAGGAGCTCATTAATCTGAAACGCTAATTTGTTGCCGCTTCGCGGCAACAAGGTACTAAAACGCTGGTAAGGGGCCTCGCCCTCCCGGAGGTGAATCCTGTGATCTGTCTGACCCGGCTGAGCGGGAAGGAATTTTACTTAAATCCTCATCTCGTCGAGTTCATGGAAGAAACCCCAAACACGGTGATCACGCTGACCACCGGCAAGAAGATCGTGGTGGAAGAACCGGCGGAGACGGTGCTCGCGGAGATCATCGTCTACCGCAGACAGATTTTTTCAGCGCTGCCCGAGGTGCGGATACCCGAGGGAGAGCGTTGACGCGCAGTGTCCGCCGCGGGTGAACGACAAAACGGGACTTGGGGGAGAGATCGACATGAAAAAGCTGGTCGCGTGGGTGCTCCTGGCCGCCGGATTGCTGGCGGTCATGGGGGTTCTTGCGGGGTGCCAAAAAAACGACGCCGACGAAGAAGAGGAAAAAGAAGAGATCTTCGTATATGACGCCGGCGAATTTACGACAAATGTCCAGGGAGACAGGGGTGTTGTTTTGCGCAGCGCGCTCAAGGTCGACGTCGCCAAAGAGACGCTCTTGGCGACACTGGAGGAACGCGGTTACGTGGCGCAAAACGCCATCGTGTACCAGCTTCGGCAGCTCACTGAAGAGACGGTGAAGCAGCAAGACATTCAGATCACGCTGGGGGAATCCATTCGGGGCGCCCTGAACGAAGCGTTTGAAACCGAGGCGTTCAAAGGCGTATACTTCTCTCAGTTTGTCTACAACTGACGTGGGTTGCACCTGCAACCCACAACCCAAATTCTTGTTTTTGTTGCCGCTTCGCGGCAACAAGGCACTAACGCCGCGTAAGGACGCGGATACAGGCGTGTGGGAAAAGGGGGTGGGCTCTTGGCGGAAGTCCTGTCTCAGAACGAAATCGATGCCTTGTTGAGCGCCATCAACTCCGGAGAGATGGACATGGAGGCGACGCTGGACGAGGGGCCGGAGCTCAAGGTAAAACCATACGATTTTCGAACGGCGGGTCGATTTTCCAAAGAGCAGATCCGCACGCTCACACTCATTTACGAAAATTTTGCCCGGTTGTTTACCACCTATCTGTCCGGCACGCTCCGGGCCATCTGTCAGGTGGACATCCTGGGTGTGGAGGAGCTCAAATTTCAGGAATTCATGAACGGCCTGCCAGATCCCGTCATCTTGTCGATCCTGTCCATGCAGCCGCTCGACGGGCCGGCACTGCTGGAGATCTCGCCGGATGTGGCCTACGCGCTCATCAACCGACTGCTGGGCGGCAGCGGCGGCGGCGCCCGTGTGGAGGGGCCCTGGAATTTTACCGAGATCGAGATAGTGCTGCTTGAGCGCGTCGTACGGCAGTTCATCCGTCTCTTCGGCGAAGCGTGGGAGAAGGTGATCGCCGTCGAGGTGTCGCTGGACCGCATCGAGACGAGCGCGCAGTTCGCCCAGATAGCGGCGCTGGGCGAGACGGTGGCCGTCATCACACTGAATGTGCGGATCGGCGAGAGTGAGGGCCTTATCAACATCTGTCTGCCGTATCTGGCGTTGGAGCCGATCGCAAAGCAGCTCAACACAAAGCTGCTATTTCAGATTGACACCGAACGCCGCGTACTCACGCCGATGGGCAGCGACATCCAGCGGCGCATCGCGCGTACGCGCCTGCCCGTCACAGCGGCTTTCAATACGACGTCCGCCAACATGCGGGACATTTTGAATCTCCAAGAGGGGGACGTCATCCGGCTGGATCACAAGGTGGGGGAGGTTCTCACCGTCAGGATAGGGCATCTGGCCAAGTTTCAGGCCGCCATGGGTGTCCGAGACCGCAGGTACGCCGTGATGATCTCCGGAGTCATTCGAGAGGAGGAGTTGGACCGTGAGTAACGGTTTGTCACAAGCGGAAATCGATGCCCTGCTGAGCGGCGCCGGGGCGGAGGCCGGGGAGGCGGCGCCCGCGGCGGCGGACGAGCCGGCCCGGGACGCCGCGCCCGCGAAGGGCAAAAAGGCCAGGGCCGGCGGCGTACCGGAAACGTCCGCTCCGGAGGAGAGCGGGCCCCCGCCGGACACCGGACTCACACTCTCGCCCGAAGAGATCGATGCGATGGGGGAAGTCGGGAATATCAGCATGGGGACCTCCGCCACGACGCTCTCCACGATGTTGAACCGGCGCGTGGACATCACGACCCCCGAGGTGGATCTCACCACGCTGCAGGAGATAGCGGAGCAATATCCGCTCCCGTTTGTCGCCGTGCAGGTGCATTACACAAAGGGCCTGCAGGGCACCAGCATCCTTTTTTTAGACGAGAGGGACGTCAAGATCATCACCGATCTATTGATGGGCGGCGACGGCAGCCATGTGGACGTGGAGCTAGACGACATGCATCTCTCGGCCATCAGCGAGGTGATGAACCAGATGGTGGGTTCGTCGGCCACCTCCATGTCCAAGTTCATGGACCGGCCGATCGACATCTCACCGCCCGTCGCCTACTCGGTCCACCTGCCGCGCGACGAAAACAGCGCGCCGTTTTCCGACATCCGGTCTCAGATCGTGCGCACCAGCTTCGACATGGAGATCGAAGGGCTCATCCACTCAAAGATCATGCAGATCATGCCGGTGGATTTTGCGAAGGAACTGGTGGAGGGACTCATCGGCGGCGTCGCCGCCGCCGCTGTGGAGGCGCACACCCCCGACATTGAGACGCTGATCACCGCCACGGCGGCCGAAGCAGCCCCACGGCGGGCGGAGGCGGTATCTCCTCCGTCCCCGCCGCCTCCGCCGTCGCCGCCGGCCAGACCGGTAAATGTGCAGTCGGTGAGTTACGAAAATTTCGACCAGACGGGGACAGCCGCCGTGGGGTTCTCGGAGAACATGGAACTTCTGATGGACGTGCCGCTTTCGGTATCCGTGGAACTCGGCAAGAGCAAAAAATACATCCGGGAGATCCTGGACTTCAACGTGGGGTCGATCATCGTACTGGACAAGATGGCCGGAGACATGGTGGATGTCATTGTGAACGGCAAACTCATTGCGAAGGGAGAAGTGGTGGTCATCGACGACAGCTACGGCGCCCGCATCACGGACATCGTGAGCCCCGCCAAGCGGCTCATGAGCAGTTAGCAGACATACAGACAACAGTTCACTTGAAGACGTAATGTGTGAGCATTGTGGAGGTTATACGGAGCATGAGTAACAAGATCCTTGTGGTGGACGACGCTGCGTTCATGCGAATGATGGTCAAGGAGGTTCTCACAAAAAACGGCTTCAATGTCGTGGGGGAGGCCGAAAACGGTGCACAGGCTGTGGAAAAATACCGGGAGCTCAGCCCGGATCTTGTGATTATGGACATCACAATGCCGGAGCTGAACGGCATTGAGGCGCTCAAAAAGATTCGGGGCGTGAATGCGGGGGCCAAAGTTATTATGTGTTCGGCCATGGGCCAGCAAGCCATGGTCATTGAGGCCATCCAGGCCGGCGCCAAGGACTTCATCGTGAAGCCCTTTCAGGCCGACCGCGTGTGCGAGGCCGTCAAGAAGGCGCTCGTGTAGTGCTCTGGGCGTTGATTGGCGCCACGGAGGGGGCCGCCCGGTTTTCGTCTCCCGGCGGCGAGGGGTTTCAGTCCCTGTTCGTTGGGTTGTTGGGGTTTGCGGCGCTCCTTGCGCTTTTGTATTTCGGTCTCAAGTTTTTGACCCGGCGCGGCCGCGCGGCCGCGCGCGGAAACGGCCTGCGAGTGCTGGATCGCATGGCGGTGTCCCGCGAGAATATGATCTTGGTCATACAGGTGGCCGGGCGGATTTTGACGGTGGGCGTCACAAAAGACGGCATGTCCGCTCTGTGCGAACTGACGCGAGAGGAGTGGGAGGCGAGCCGCGCGCCTGCGTCCGCGTCAGTGCGGAGTGCTGAGTGCGGAGTGCTGAGTGGGGAGACGAGCCGCGCGCCCGCGTCTGCGTCCGGAGCGTTTCCTGCGTCGGAGGCGCCGGGCGTCCGGGGCTTTTGGCGCCGATTTGCGCACAACTTGGGCGTCTACGCCGGCGTGCTGCCGAAGGGGACGCCGGCCGCCCGTCCGCCGTCGGCGTCCCCTTCGGAGACCGGTGGTTTCGACGCGTGGCTGCGCCGCGCCGCCTCGGCGCAGGCCGCGGAGACGCCGCCCGCGGACGCCTCGGCCGCCCGCGCGGACTCGGCGGAGGCGCCGCCCATTGTACATATGACCCCGACGGTCAGTGCGACGCCCGCGGCCGCCGAGGCGCACCGGGTCGACTACAATGTCGCCATTGAACGGATGAAGCAGTTCGGCCGGATGGAGAGGCCCGCGCAGCGGACGCCGCTGGGCGGCTTTATCCCGCCTACCCCGTTTGGAACGCCGCCCGCTCCGCCCACGCCGGCGGCCGGTCTCGGGGAGGACCCGCTGGAGTCCGTCCTGAACCGCATGACCCGAAGAACCGACCGGCTGGCCCGCATTGCGGCGCGGGAGGACAGGAGGAAGGCGGAATGAGACGAAGACGTCTGCTTCGTGCGGTGCTTGCCTGTTTGTGTCTGCTGCCCTGTCTGTTGTTTTTGCCGTGTTCGGCGTCGGCCGCGTCGGCGCCGCCGGACACGGCTCAGGAGGCGGCGCCCGACGGCAGCGCGGCGGATACAGCGATTGAGGACGCGGCCGACCTCTTTCCCTTCAGTCTGTTGGACGGCGAGGCGGATACCCAGGGCGTGACCACAACGGTGGAGATCATGCTGCTGCTCACCGTGCTCACGCTGGTGCCGTCCATCTTGATCATGGTCACGGCGTTCACGCGCATCGTCATTGTGCTCTCCTTCACGCGCAATGCGATGGGGACGCAGCAGATGCCGCCGAACCAGGTCATGGTGGGGCTGGCGCTTTTTTTGACATTCTTTGTCATGTACCCGGTGTACACGCAGATTGTCGACGAGGCGTGGACGCCCTATCAGGCGGAAGAGATCTCTCTGGACGAGGCGATGGACCGCACTATGACGCCGCTGCGGGGTTTTATGTTCGAGCAGATCGAGCTTCAGGGCAACCAGACGGACCTGCGGACGTTCATGTCCATGGCCCGGATGGACATGCCGGAGACGCGAGAGGAGATCCCTTCTCATGTTCTGATCCCGGCCTTTGTCACCAGCGAGATCAAGACGGCCTTTCAGATAGGCTTCATGATTTACGTGCCCTTCATCGTCGTCGACATGATCGTGGCGTCGGCCCTCATGTCGATGGGCATGATGATGCTCCCCCCCGTTATGATCTCCCTGCCCTTTAAAATCATGCTGTTTGTCCTGGTGGACGGCTGGAATCTCACCATCTCCAGCCTGGTGCGCACGTTTCAGCCATAAAAATAAAAAGTATTTGGCAATTATTGCCAAATACAAAATCGGGTGGTTCGGTGGGACAAAACGACGTCGTCTCTCTGGTGCAGGATGCGGTGATGACCATCCTCACCGTTTCGTTTCCCCTGCTGGGAATCGGCCTGGTCGTCGGCCTCATCATCTCGGTGCTGCAGGCCACGACGCAGATCAACGAACAGACCGTTGTCTTCGTGTCGAAAATCCTCTCGGTGTTCGGCGCGCTCATCCTGTTCGGGCCGTGG is a genomic window containing:
- a CDS encoding flagellar hook-basal body complex protein, giving the protein MLRSMFSGVSGLRNHQIKMDVIGNNIANVNTVGYKMSRTTFQEMYSQTLRSASAATGTAGGTNPQQVGLGVSTAAIDVVHEGGAMQSTDRALDFAVSGDGFFIVQQGDSRYYTRAGNLYLDDDGFLVTANGLFVQGVCLLPTADIPTGVDRSQMEIMTQTTLDGIAENTLAASGDTNLGRILIPEGKFTSFAVDKRGLITGIDSNDNLVPIGQILTATFVNPPGLTRLGNNLYEKSNNSGTPQIHRPSAGGAGEIISGSLEMSNVDLSREFTDMIITQRGFQANSRVITVSDTLLEELINLKR
- a CDS encoding flagellar FlbD family protein — translated: MICLTRLSGKEFYLNPHLVEFMEETPNTVITLTTGKKIVVEEPAETVLAEIIVYRRQIFSALPEVRIPEGER
- a CDS encoding flagellar basal body-associated FliL family protein yields the protein MKKLVAWVLLAAGLLAVMGVLAGCQKNDADEEEEKEEIFVYDAGEFTTNVQGDRGVVLRSALKVDVAKETLLATLEERGYVAQNAIVYQLRQLTEETVKQQDIQITLGESIRGALNEAFETEAFKGVYFSQFVYN
- the fliM gene encoding flagellar motor switch protein FliM encodes the protein MAEVLSQNEIDALLSAINSGEMDMEATLDEGPELKVKPYDFRTAGRFSKEQIRTLTLIYENFARLFTTYLSGTLRAICQVDILGVEELKFQEFMNGLPDPVILSILSMQPLDGPALLEISPDVAYALINRLLGGSGGGARVEGPWNFTEIEIVLLERVVRQFIRLFGEAWEKVIAVEVSLDRIETSAQFAQIAALGETVAVITLNVRIGESEGLINICLPYLALEPIAKQLNTKLLFQIDTERRVLTPMGSDIQRRIARTRLPVTAAFNTTSANMRDILNLQEGDVIRLDHKVGEVLTVRIGHLAKFQAAMGVRDRRYAVMISGVIREEELDRE
- the fliY gene encoding flagellar motor switch phosphatase FliY codes for the protein MSNGLSQAEIDALLSGAGAEAGEAAPAAADEPARDAAPAKGKKARAGGVPETSAPEESGPPPDTGLTLSPEEIDAMGEVGNISMGTSATTLSTMLNRRVDITTPEVDLTTLQEIAEQYPLPFVAVQVHYTKGLQGTSILFLDERDVKIITDLLMGGDGSHVDVELDDMHLSAISEVMNQMVGSSATSMSKFMDRPIDISPPVAYSVHLPRDENSAPFSDIRSQIVRTSFDMEIEGLIHSKIMQIMPVDFAKELVEGLIGGVAAAAVEAHTPDIETLITATAAEAAPRRAEAVSPPSPPPPPSPPARPVNVQSVSYENFDQTGTAAVGFSENMELLMDVPLSVSVELGKSKKYIREILDFNVGSIIVLDKMAGDMVDVIVNGKLIAKGEVVVIDDSYGARITDIVSPAKRLMSS
- a CDS encoding response regulator is translated as MSNKILVVDDAAFMRMMVKEVLTKNGFNVVGEAENGAQAVEKYRELSPDLVIMDITMPELNGIEALKKIRGVNAGAKVIMCSAMGQQAMVIEAIQAGAKDFIVKPFQADRVCEAVKKALV
- a CDS encoding flagellar biosynthetic protein FliO; protein product: MLWALIGATEGAARFSSPGGEGFQSLFVGLLGFAALLALLYFGLKFLTRRGRAAARGNGLRVLDRMAVSRENMILVIQVAGRILTVGVTKDGMSALCELTREEWEASRAPASASVRSAECGVLSGETSRAPASASGAFPASEAPGVRGFWRRFAHNLGVYAGVLPKGTPAARPPSASPSETGGFDAWLRRAASAQAAETPPADASAARADSAEAPPIVHMTPTVSATPAAAEAHRVDYNVAIERMKQFGRMERPAQRTPLGGFIPPTPFGTPPAPPTPAAGLGEDPLESVLNRMTRRTDRLARIAAREDRRKAE
- the fliP gene encoding flagellar type III secretion system pore protein FliP (The bacterial flagellar biogenesis protein FliP forms a type III secretion system (T3SS)-type pore required for flagellar assembly.) produces the protein MRRRRLLRAVLACLCLLPCLLFLPCSASAASAPPDTAQEAAPDGSAADTAIEDAADLFPFSLLDGEADTQGVTTTVEIMLLLTVLTLVPSILIMVTAFTRIVIVLSFTRNAMGTQQMPPNQVMVGLALFLTFFVMYPVYTQIVDEAWTPYQAEEISLDEAMDRTMTPLRGFMFEQIELQGNQTDLRTFMSMARMDMPETREEIPSHVLIPAFVTSEIKTAFQIGFMIYVPFIVVDMIVASALMSMGMMMLPPVMISLPFKIMLFVLVDGWNLTISSLVRTFQP
- the fliQ gene encoding flagellar biosynthesis protein FliQ, translated to MGQNDVVSLVQDAVMTILTVSFPLLGIGLVVGLIISVLQATTQINEQTVVFVSKILSVFGALILFGPWMLTQLQEFTLRVYGYILTALR